The genomic segment CGCTGCCGAGAGCCGTCGCGGAGGTCGGCGGCCTGGAGCTGGTAGAAGGCGCAGCCGAGCGGATCGGCGGCATGGACTACGTCAACGCGCTCGAAGCGACGTTTGCCGCCGTACGGGAAGGCGAGTACCCGCTTGTATCGCTGCTGACGGAGATTCGCGCCCTCCAGGCGCAGCTTGAGCAGTGGTACGAGGAAGAAGGCCTCCTCTAGTCGCCAACGATCGACGCGCGGCCCAATTTTTGCGCGCCTTCCGCCAGTCGGACCTGCACGGTTCGCCTTTCCCCTCCATAAGGTAGTAGTACAGCATGATAGTGGAGGAGGACGACGGCAATGCCGCAATGGCTGTGCAATCAGATGATGAGGGCTTACCAGAAAAAGGACCGCCGCCAGATCAAGATGCTGAACGACTGCTGGTTTTTCTATTATCGCCAGCCCGCGAAGGATGCGGCCGCAGGTCCCCGTCCCTAACCGACCGTCCAGGCTTGAATTATACGATCTCTAATCATAACAGCCGCCCCGAATGCGGACGCAGCATGCTGCGCCGCATCCGGGGCGGCTGTCTGTCCGTCTTGAACGGCGGCATTAAGCCTCCGCCGGTCCCTTCATCGTCAAGCTGACGCGGCCTTTCTTCAGATCGGCGCTCATGACCCACACCTTGACCGTGTCGCCGACGGCGACGACCTCTGTCGGGTGCTTCACGAACCGGTTGCTGATCTGCGAAATATGCACCAGACCGTCGTTTTTGATGCCGATATCGACGAAAGCGCCGAAGTCTACGACATTACGCACCGTACCGGTCAGCTCCATTCCCGGCTTCAGGTCCTCGATATCAAGGACGTCCGTATGGAAAATCGGCGC from the Cohnella hashimotonis genome contains:
- a CDS encoding hydrolase/acyltransferase → MPDMTHVLLQRADGSLQFVEMPASHAYQLTALNLRLHKELSKLTADNVPALPRAVAEVGGLELVEGAAERIGGMDYVNALEATFAAVREGEYPLVSLLTEIRALQAQLEQWYEEEGLL
- the cmpA gene encoding cortex morphogenetic protein CmpA, with amino-acid sequence MPQWLCNQMMRAYQKKDRRQIKMLNDCWFFYYRQPAKDAAAGPRP